One Helicobacter sp. MIT 21-1697 genomic window carries:
- the rpsM gene encoding 30S ribosomal protein S13 — MARIAGVDLPKKKRVEYALTYIYGIGLKSSQDILKAVNISFDKRVSDLSEDEVSSIAKKIQESYMVEGDLRKKVTMDIKSLMDLGSYRGLRHRKGLPVRGQTTKNNARTRKGKKKTVGSK; from the coding sequence ATGGCTAGAATTGCTGGTGTAGATTTGCCAAAAAAGAAAAGAGTGGAGTATGCTCTCACTTATATTTATGGCATTGGACTTAAGAGTTCTCAAGATATTCTTAAGGCTGTGAATATTTCTTTTGATAAGCGAGTTTCTGATCTCAGCGAAGATGAAGTCTCATCTATTGCAAAAAAGATTCAAGAAAGTTATATGGTAGAGGGCGACCTTAGAAAGAAAGTAACAATGGATATTAAATCCTTAATGGATTTAGGGAGTTACAGGGGCTTGAGACATAGAAAGGGTTTGCCTGTTCGGGGACAAACTACCAAAAATAATGCTCGCACGCGCAAGGGCAAAAAGAAAACAGTTGGTAGTAAGTAA
- the rpsK gene encoding 30S ribosomal protein S11, whose translation MAKKSVTKKKNVKKNIARGIVCISASFNNTNVTITDEMGNVLCWATAGGLGFKGSKKSTPYAAQQAVESAMEKAKEHGIKEVGIKVQGPGSGRETAVKSVGAVEGIKVLWLKDITPLPHNGCRPPKRRRV comes from the coding sequence ATGGCAAAAAAAAGTGTAACAAAGAAAAAAAATGTCAAAAAAAATATTGCACGAGGTATAGTGTGCATTTCTGCATCATTTAACAATACAAATGTAACAATCACTGATGAAATGGGCAATGTATTGTGTTGGGCTACTGCTGGTGGATTGGGATTCAAAGGAAGCAAGAAATCCACACCTTATGCTGCACAGCAAGCAGTAGAATCTGCAATGGAAAAGGCAAAAGAGCACGGCATCAAGGAAGTGGGCATTAAGGTTCAAGGACCCGGCAGCGGACGCGAAACAGCTGTAAAAAGTGTAGGAGCTGTTGAAGGTATCAAGGTGCTATGGCTTAAAGATATTACGCCATTGCCACATAATGGGTGCAGACCACCAAAAAGACGAAGAGTGTAA
- the rplR gene encoding 50S ribosomal protein L18: MTDKVLKRKQLLKVKRKLRTRGKIFGRATKPRVSVFKSNKYFYAQAINDELGVTLANVDGKKLGLGNNKEHAKQIANEFAATLKKAKITEVVFDRNGYLYHGVVAAFADTLRENGIKL; the protein is encoded by the coding sequence ATGACAGATAAAGTATTAAAACGAAAACAGCTTCTTAAGGTAAAAAGAAAACTCCGAACAAGAGGAAAGATTTTTGGTAGAGCTACTAAGCCTCGTGTGAGTGTATTTAAATCCAATAAATATTTTTATGCACAAGCTATTAATGATGAATTGGGTGTAACACTTGCGAATGTTGATGGGAAAAAGCTTGGTTTAGGAAATAACAAAGAACACGCAAAGCAAATTGCTAATGAATTTGCAGCTACACTGAAAAAGGCTAAGATTACAGAGGTGGTGTTTGATAGAAATGGATACCTTTATCACGGAGTTGTAGCGGCATTTGCTGATACTTTGCGTGAAAATGGCATAAAGTTATAA
- the rplF gene encoding 50S ribosomal protein L6, which yields MSRVGKKPISIPKGVEVSVQGSKILFKGAKEQKELETYGRVQIHLQDGALSFACVDSQAQSRAYWGTYRALANNIVVGLSQGFTKVLEINGVGYKASISGKNLEMALGFSHPVIYPIPAGVEMSVDKNTITIKGADKQQIGQIAAEIRKFRPPEPYKGKGIKYSDEMIVRKAGKTSKK from the coding sequence ATGTCAAGAGTTGGAAAAAAACCTATTAGCATTCCAAAGGGTGTTGAAGTGTCTGTGCAAGGAAGTAAAATTCTTTTTAAAGGTGCTAAAGAACAAAAAGAGCTTGAAACTTATGGACGTGTCCAAATTCATTTGCAAGATGGAGCATTAAGTTTTGCTTGTGTGGATTCTCAAGCTCAATCTCGTGCATATTGGGGAACTTATCGCGCATTAGCAAACAATATTGTTGTGGGATTAAGTCAAGGTTTTACAAAGGTGTTAGAAATCAATGGTGTAGGCTATAAGGCTAGTATTAGTGGAAAGAATCTTGAAATGGCTTTAGGGTTTTCTCACCCTGTGATTTATCCTATCCCCGCAGGTGTAGAAATGAGTGTGGATAAAAACACAATTACCATTAAAGGTGCTGATAAACAACAAATAGGGCAAATTGCAGCCGAGATTCGGAAGTTTAGACCACCAGAGCCTTATAAGGGTAAGGGTATTAAATACAGCGATGAAATGATTGTTCGCAAAGCTGGTAAAACTTCTAAAAAATAG
- the rplQ gene encoding 50S ribosomal protein L17, with product MRHRHGYRKLGRTSAHRKALLKNLAIALIEYGKIETSVFKAKELQSYIEKLITTARSGDLNAHRYVFAYLQHKGATKKLVTELAPKYASRNGGYTRIQRTRLRRGDASQMAFIEFV from the coding sequence ATGAGACATAGACACGGATATAGGAAATTAGGGCGGACTTCAGCCCATCGCAAGGCATTGCTTAAGAATCTTGCTATCGCACTTATTGAATATGGCAAGATTGAAACAAGCGTTTTTAAGGCAAAGGAATTGCAAAGTTATATTGAAAAGCTTATTACAACAGCGCGCAGTGGAGATTTGAATGCGCATCGCTATGTGTTTGCATATTTGCAACATAAGGGAGCTACAAAAAAGCTTGTTACAGAACTAGCGCCTAAATATGCTTCGCGCAATGGTGGATATACAAGAATCCAGCGCACACGACTGCGCCGAGGCGATGCTTCACAAATGGCATTTATTGAGTTTGTATAA
- the rpsE gene encoding 30S ribosomal protein S5, whose product MEINREEFSEVVVNIGRVTKVVKGGRRFRFNALVVVGNKNGLVGFGLGKAKEVPDAIKKAIDDAFKNIIKVNIKGTTIAHDIEHKYNASKILLKPASEGTGVIAGGSTRPVIELAGIKDILTKSLGSNNPYNVVRATIDALARIKA is encoded by the coding sequence ATGGAAATCAATAGAGAAGAATTTAGCGAAGTGGTTGTGAATATCGGTAGAGTTACAAAGGTTGTCAAAGGCGGGCGTAGATTCCGTTTTAATGCACTTGTAGTTGTGGGGAATAAAAATGGACTTGTTGGTTTTGGACTTGGCAAAGCTAAAGAAGTGCCCGATGCGATTAAAAAAGCTATTGATGATGCATTTAAAAACATTATCAAGGTAAATATTAAAGGCACAACGATTGCCCACGATATTGAGCATAAGTATAATGCAAGTAAGATTCTACTAAAACCAGCAAGTGAGGGAACAGGCGTTATTGCAGGTGGTTCTACGCGTCCTGTTATTGAACTTGCGGGCATTAAAGATATTTTGACAAAATCGCTTGGTTCAAATAACCCTTATAATGTAGTGCGCGCAACGATTGATGCGCTTGCGAGAATCAAAGCTTAA
- the rplX gene encoding 50S ribosomal protein L24, whose product MAKFKIKKGDMVQIIAGDDKGKKAKVLQVLPKRAQVVVEGCKIVKKAIKASEKNPKGGFVSKEMPMSISNVKKAEGDN is encoded by the coding sequence GTGGCAAAGTTTAAGATTAAAAAAGGCGATATGGTGCAAATCATCGCAGGAGATGATAAGGGTAAGAAAGCAAAAGTATTGCAAGTATTGCCAAAGCGAGCGCAGGTTGTTGTAGAGGGTTGCAAAATTGTTAAAAAAGCAATCAAAGCAAGTGAAAAGAATCCTAAAGGTGGTTTTGTATCTAAGGAAATGCCAATGAGTATTTCAAATGTAAAAAAAGCGGAAGGAGATAATTAA
- the rplE gene encoding 50S ribosomal protein L5 yields the protein MFALREKYKNEIVSQLKSELNMSNPMLLPKLEKIVISVGAGDYAKDSKIMQNIADTISLIAGQKAVITLAKKSVAGFKMREGMPMGVKVTLRGKMMYNFLEKLIVIALPRVKDFRGLKRNGFDGRGNYSFGLNEQLMFPEVVYDDIMVTHGMNITIVTSTHSDKEAFKLLELLGMPFAKGR from the coding sequence ATGTTTGCTCTAAGAGAAAAATATAAAAATGAGATTGTCTCCCAGCTTAAAAGTGAGCTTAATATGAGCAATCCTATGTTATTGCCAAAGCTTGAAAAGATTGTCATTAGTGTAGGTGCAGGTGATTATGCAAAAGATTCAAAAATTATGCAAAATATTGCTGATACTATCTCGCTTATTGCGGGACAAAAGGCTGTTATTACTTTAGCAAAAAAATCAGTAGCAGGTTTTAAAATGCGTGAAGGTATGCCTATGGGTGTAAAAGTAACCCTTCGTGGCAAAATGATGTATAATTTTCTTGAAAAACTCATTGTCATTGCTTTGCCACGTGTAAAGGACTTTAGAGGTTTAAAACGTAATGGATTTGATGGGCGTGGGAATTATAGCTTTGGTTTAAATGAGCAGCTTATGTTTCCTGAAGTAGTATATGATGATATTATGGTAACTCATGGTATGAATATTACGATTGTAACTTCTACTCATAGTGATAAAGAGGCGTTTAAGTTGCTTGAGCTTCTTGGTATGCCTTTTGCGAAAGGACGATAA
- the rpsD gene encoding 30S ribosomal protein S4, translated as MARYRGPVEKLERRFGISLALKGERRLAGKCALDKRPYGPGQHGQKRGKISEYGLQLREKQKAKIMYGVSEKQFRALFKEANRQEGNTGENLVRIIEQRLDNVVYRMGFATTRRFARQLVTHGHILINGKRVDIPSYMVKPGQKIEVKEKSKNNPQVIRAIDLTSQTGIVPWVDVDKEKKFGIFTRFPQREEVVIPIEERLIVELYSK; from the coding sequence ATGGCACGATATAGAGGACCAGTTGAAAAATTAGAGAGACGATTTGGCATATCTCTTGCGCTCAAGGGTGAAAGGAGATTGGCAGGTAAATGCGCGCTTGATAAGCGTCCTTATGGACCCGGGCAGCACGGGCAAAAGCGAGGCAAGATTTCTGAATATGGTTTGCAGCTTCGCGAAAAACAAAAAGCCAAAATTATGTATGGCGTAAGCGAAAAGCAATTCCGCGCACTTTTTAAAGAAGCTAATCGCCAAGAAGGCAATACAGGTGAGAATCTTGTGCGTATTATTGAGCAACGACTTGATAATGTTGTGTATCGTATGGGTTTTGCGACAACACGTCGCTTTGCGCGTCAGCTTGTTACACACGGGCATATTCTTATCAATGGTAAACGTGTAGATATTCCCTCGTATATGGTAAAGCCCGGACAAAAGATTGAGGTAAAAGAAAAAAGTAAAAATAATCCTCAAGTGATTCGGGCGATTGATTTGACTTCTCAAACAGGTATTGTTCCTTGGGTGGATGTGGATAAGGAAAAGAAATTTGGCATATTCACGCGTTTTCCGCAAAGGGAAGAGGTTGTAATACCTATTGAGGAAAGACTAATCGTTGAGCTTTACTCTAAATAA
- a CDS encoding type Z 30S ribosomal protein S14 — MAKKSIIAKAKRKAKFSARAYTRCQVCGRPHSVYRDFGLCRVCLRKMGNEGLIPGLRKASW; from the coding sequence ATGGCAAAAAAATCAATTATTGCAAAGGCAAAGAGAAAAGCAAAATTTAGTGCGAGGGCATATACAAGATGTCAAGTATGTGGTCGTCCGCATTCTGTTTATCGCGATTTTGGGCTGTGTAGGGTATGTTTGCGAAAAATGGGTAATGAAGGATTGATACCCGGTCTTCGTAAGGCAAGTTGGTAA
- the rplO gene encoding 50S ribosomal protein L15, with product MLEKIKPANGSIRKIKRIGRGQGSGMGKTSTRGGKGQTARSGYKAKRGFEGGQQPLQRRLPKVGFTSRVQKPIVINVDKIPIFDSLSEINMEVLRTHFSIPKSAVSVKLIGAKAKALMSKIKDECIKTSGNKE from the coding sequence ATGCTAGAAAAAATTAAACCAGCAAATGGAAGTATAAGAAAAATTAAACGTATAGGACGAGGACAAGGTAGTGGTATGGGCAAAACTTCTACTAGAGGTGGCAAGGGACAAACTGCACGAAGTGGATATAAGGCAAAAAGAGGATTTGAAGGGGGGCAACAGCCGCTTCAAAGGCGTTTGCCTAAGGTTGGCTTTACTTCGCGTGTGCAAAAACCTATTGTGATTAATGTGGATAAAATACCCATTTTTGATTCTCTAAGCGAAATCAATATGGAAGTGTTACGCACACACTTTAGTATTCCTAAGAGCGCAGTGAGTGTAAAGCTTATTGGGGCAAAAGCAAAAGCTTTGATGTCTAAAATTAAAGATGAGTGCATTAAAACGAGTGGAAACAAAGAATGA
- the infA gene encoding translation initiation factor IF-1 yields MAKDDVIEVDGKVIEALPNATFRVQLENGHIVLCHIAGKMRMHYIKILPGDMVKIELTPYSLDKGRITYRHK; encoded by the coding sequence ATGGCAAAAGATGATGTGATTGAAGTTGATGGTAAGGTTATTGAAGCCTTGCCAAATGCGACTTTTCGCGTGCAGCTTGAAAATGGGCATATAGTGTTGTGTCATATTGCAGGCAAAATGCGTATGCATTATATTAAGATTTTACCCGGCGATATGGTTAAAATTGAATTAACTCCATATAGTTTGGATAAGGGCAGAATCACTTATAGGCATAAATAG
- a CDS encoding DNA-directed RNA polymerase subunit alpha, which translates to MNMIKIEPYIPTDISIEEVSTNRIKISVYPFESGYAITLAHPIRRLLLSSSVGYAPIALRIQGVTHEFDSIRGIVEDVSHFITNLKNIRFLIKDKESDNVQLHYEFKGPMVLSANELVNDMVGIVNPEAYLATINENASLSFSLIVQKGIGYVPSESIRGKISEDYIPLDAYFTPVKKAVYEIENVLVEDNPNYEKIVFDIETDGQIEPITAFKEAIAIMHKQMSIFGVDLSAASNSARNISEDSGELKTLMIKIDTLSLSARCFNCLDRSGLKYVGELVIMSENELKNIKNMGKKSYDEIAEKLYELGYPVGGEIADDILLMLNRKLAKIKNN; encoded by the coding sequence ATGAATATGATTAAAATTGAGCCTTATATCCCTACTGATATAAGCATTGAGGAAGTTTCAACCAATAGAATCAAAATTAGCGTTTATCCTTTTGAATCAGGTTACGCTATCACTCTTGCTCACCCTATTCGCCGCTTGCTTCTTTCAAGCTCTGTGGGGTATGCTCCTATTGCATTAAGGATTCAGGGTGTAACACACGAATTTGATTCAATTAGGGGTATTGTAGAAGATGTATCGCATTTTATCACGAATCTTAAGAACATTCGTTTTCTTATCAAGGATAAAGAGAGTGATAATGTGCAGCTTCACTATGAGTTTAAGGGTCCAATGGTTTTAAGTGCAAACGAACTTGTTAATGATATGGTAGGGATTGTTAATCCGGAAGCATATTTAGCAACAATCAATGAGAATGCTTCTTTGAGCTTTTCTCTTATTGTGCAAAAGGGTATCGGATATGTGCCAAGTGAAAGCATACGTGGCAAAATTTCAGAGGATTATATCCCACTTGATGCGTATTTTACGCCTGTAAAAAAAGCAGTGTATGAAATTGAAAATGTGCTTGTTGAAGATAATCCAAATTATGAAAAGATTGTGTTTGACATTGAGACAGATGGACAGATTGAACCTATCACAGCCTTTAAGGAAGCCATAGCCATAATGCACAAGCAAATGAGCATTTTTGGTGTGGATTTAAGCGCTGCTTCTAATAGCGCAAGGAATATTTCTGAAGATTCTGGAGAGCTTAAAACTTTGATGATTAAAATAGACACGCTCAGCTTGAGTGCGCGTTGTTTTAATTGCCTTGATAGGTCTGGTTTAAAATATGTAGGTGAGCTTGTGATTATGAGTGAGAACGAGCTTAAAAATATCAAAAATATGGGTAAGAAATCTTATGATGAAATTGCTGAAAAGCTTTATGAGCTTGGATACCCTGTTGGTGGGGAGATTGCTGATGATATTTTGCTAATGCTTAATCGTAAGTTAGCAAAGATTAAGAATAATTAG
- the rpmJ gene encoding 50S ribosomal protein L36 translates to MKVRPSVKKMCDKCKVIKRKGIVRVICSTPKHKQRQG, encoded by the coding sequence ATGAAAGTTAGACCTTCAGTCAAAAAAATGTGCGACAAGTGTAAGGTTATTAAGCGTAAGGGTATAGTTCGGGTAATTTGTTCTACCCCAAAACATAAACAAAGACAAGGATAA
- the rpsH gene encoding 30S ribosomal protein S8, with protein MVNDIIADSLTRIRNASMRRLEVTTLYYAKIVVSIVEVFKVKGFIKDYKVNDKDGKRSIMVQLAYDEQGRSAINEIKRISKPGRRVYKARSELKRFKNGYGTIVVSTSKGVVANDEAYKANVGGEALCSIW; from the coding sequence ATGGTAAATGATATTATTGCAGATTCTTTAACGAGGATTCGTAATGCTTCTATGAGGCGATTGGAAGTTACAACCTTATATTATGCAAAAATTGTTGTTTCAATCGTGGAAGTATTTAAAGTAAAGGGCTTTATCAAGGACTACAAAGTCAATGATAAAGATGGAAAACGTTCTATTATGGTGCAGCTTGCTTATGATGAGCAAGGTAGGAGTGCTATCAATGAGATTAAGCGCATTAGTAAGCCCGGGCGCCGTGTTTATAAAGCTAGAAGTGAATTAAAACGTTTTAAAAATGGCTATGGCACAATAGTAGTAAGCACAAGTAAAGGTGTGGTTGCCAATGACGAAGCTTATAAGGCAAATGTCGGTGGTGAAGCACTTTGCAGTATATGGTAG
- the secY gene encoding preprotein translocase subunit SecY has product MTRSIVNKILITLAFLLAYRILAYVPVPGVDVSIIKSFIDDNANNALGLFNMFSGNAVERFSIISLGIMPYITASIIMELLAATFPNLAKMKKERDGMQKYMQIVRYVTIGITIVQAVSVSIGLNSMSVGAIKIDLNLFIAISVFSMLTGTMLLMWIGEQITQRGVGNGISLIIFGGIVSSIPSNIGKTFNLVNTGQINVFMLLILLAVILITVGVIIYIELAERRIPVSYARKVVMQNQNKRIMNYIPVKMNLSGVIPPIFASALLVFPSTILQASSNTMIQAVADILKPDGYIYNLLMFLFVIFFAFFYASIVFNAKDIADNLKRQGGFIPGLRPGEGTANFLNNVASNLTFWGALYLALVSTLPWVLVKLTGVPFYFGGTAVLIVVQVAIDTMRRIEAQIYMSKYQTLSAVGL; this is encoded by the coding sequence ATGACAAGGAGCATTGTAAATAAGATTCTTATCACACTTGCTTTTTTACTTGCATATAGAATCTTGGCATATGTGCCTGTACCCGGTGTAGATGTGAGTATTATTAAATCATTTATTGATGATAATGCCAACAATGCTTTGGGGCTGTTTAATATGTTTAGCGGCAATGCTGTGGAACGTTTTAGCATTATTTCTTTAGGCATTATGCCCTATATTACCGCTTCTATCATTATGGAGCTTCTTGCAGCAACTTTTCCTAATCTTGCAAAAATGAAAAAAGAACGTGATGGTATGCAAAAATATATGCAAATCGTGCGTTATGTAACTATTGGTATTACGATTGTTCAAGCTGTGAGTGTGAGTATAGGGCTCAATAGTATGAGCGTTGGTGCAATCAAGATTGATTTGAATCTTTTTATCGCTATATCTGTTTTTTCAATGCTCACAGGCACAATGCTTCTTATGTGGATTGGAGAGCAAATCACACAACGAGGCGTGGGCAATGGAATCAGTCTCATTATTTTTGGTGGTATCGTCTCTTCAATTCCTTCAAATATAGGAAAAACATTTAATCTTGTCAATACAGGGCAGATTAATGTTTTTATGTTGCTTATTCTCCTTGCGGTGATTCTTATAACCGTTGGGGTGATTATCTATATAGAACTTGCAGAGAGGCGCATACCAGTCTCTTATGCGCGTAAAGTTGTGATGCAAAATCAAAACAAACGTATTATGAATTATATTCCTGTAAAAATGAATTTAAGTGGCGTTATTCCGCCTATTTTTGCTTCTGCATTACTTGTATTTCCATCAACAATCTTGCAAGCATCATCAAACACTATGATTCAAGCTGTCGCTGATATTTTAAAGCCTGATGGCTATATTTACAATTTGCTTATGTTTTTATTTGTAATATTTTTTGCCTTTTTTTATGCTTCTATTGTATTTAATGCAAAAGACATTGCAGACAATCTAAAAAGACAAGGTGGTTTTATACCCGGTTTGCGCCCGGGAGAAGGCACAGCAAATTTTCTTAATAATGTTGCGAGTAATCTTACTTTTTGGGGTGCATTATATTTAGCCCTTGTTTCAACGCTTCCTTGGGTGCTTGTAAAACTTACAGGAGTTCCTTTTTATTTTGGCGGGACAGCAGTATTAATTGTCGTGCAAGTTGCTATTGATACGATGAGACGTATAGAGGCTCAAATCTATATGAGTAAATATCAGACCCTAAGTGCCGTAGGGCTATAA
- the map gene encoding type I methionyl aminopeptidase, producing MAIGIKSKKDIESLRIPNKIVAQTLELLRLEAKEGVSLLELDTKAKDFIISQGGRPSFYQLYGFPQSICISVNQVIIHGIPTDYVLKNGDIVGIDIGVEYNGWYGDAAITIGIGDIEQTDRILIECAKDTLYEAISKVKIGMRFKELSFILEQAINERGFVPLRGFCGHGIGRSPHEEPEIPNYLESPHTNQGPKIKEGMVFCLEPMVAQYNGEPVILNDNWSVVAKDGLNGSHYEHTIAIVDGKAEILTEV from the coding sequence ATGGCAATAGGCATTAAAAGTAAAAAAGATATAGAATCTTTGCGCATACCCAATAAGATTGTTGCTCAAACGCTTGAGTTGCTGCGTCTTGAAGCAAAAGAGGGTGTAAGTCTTCTTGAGCTTGATACAAAAGCAAAGGATTTTATCATCTCACAAGGGGGACGCCCCTCATTTTATCAGCTTTATGGTTTTCCACAATCAATTTGTATTTCTGTGAATCAAGTGATTATTCACGGAATCCCTACAGATTATGTGCTTAAAAATGGGGATATTGTAGGGATTGATATAGGTGTGGAATATAATGGTTGGTATGGCGATGCTGCGATTACTATTGGTATTGGTGATATTGAGCAGACAGATAGAATCTTAATTGAGTGTGCTAAGGATACTTTATATGAGGCTATTTCTAAGGTCAAAATAGGTATGCGTTTTAAGGAACTAAGTTTTATTTTAGAACAAGCGATTAATGAGCGTGGATTTGTCCCTCTGCGTGGCTTTTGTGGGCACGGAATTGGGCGAAGTCCGCACGAAGAGCCAGAGATTCCAAATTATTTGGAATCTCCTCATACAAATCAAGGACCAAAAATTAAAGAAGGTATGGTGTTTTGCTTAGAGCCGATGGTTGCTCAATATAATGGAGAGCCTGTTATTTTAAATGATAATTGGTCAGTAGTAGCTAAAGATGGTTTAAATGGTAGTCATTATGAACATACGATTGCTATCGTTGATGGCAAAGCAGAGATTTTAACGGAGGTATAG
- a CDS encoding bifunctional chorismate-binding protein/class IV aminotransferase, with translation MIYGNFKYKNPTRKLIAFDVQGVLSALECIESTLKSKPKGYFVGYMTYEAGVLLQAYQAKAYIHLSRHLKTTISPYKQPLLYFAYFTQRHKCKNLKMPHHTPFSLFALQGLDNERYKSAFKRIKEYILKGESYQINYTQELKLYSKVRSKQLFKEILLRQNTAYKAYIKNTFGEILCFSPELFFKVKNRTITAQPMKGTIKRAKIHTLDSLQKRTLQQDRKNRSENMMIVDLLRNDLSKIIKPNSLHIKNLCAIKSYPTLFQMVSTLQGKISKHTSLRDIFCALFPCGSITGAPKLKTMEIIQSLESRQRGVYCGALGVISAKKMSFCVPIRTLFKSTKEDFYRYGVGSGVVWDSVCESEYAELALKTHFLQAIPLESFALFETMLFDNGRIFLLKEHLERLLRSARQCGFDVTHLVSFVTSFRESYVPHLTFSHLVFPHIESLAQRDCVKQAQVFFTFCKQQMPQERAILRLSLLPNGSLNLVIKPFVPHRSTRVILSAYRQDSHNLFLRHKSTQRAHFADSVKLIESGAVFDVLYCNQKGELCEGARSNIVLEIEGRFYTPKRKSGLLSGTLAQVLLQSGAIEAKTLTHKHLAKAQTIYCINSVRGIVQVQLDK, from the coding sequence ATGATTTATGGCAATTTTAAATATAAAAATCCTACAAGAAAGCTCATTGCCTTTGATGTGCAAGGAGTTTTAAGCGCACTTGAATGTATAGAATCTACCCTCAAATCCAAGCCCAAAGGCTATTTTGTCGGCTATATGACTTATGAGGCGGGCGTGTTGCTCCAAGCCTATCAGGCAAAGGCATATATTCATCTCTCTAGGCATTTAAAGACTACAATATCTCCATACAAGCAGCCATTGCTGTATTTTGCATATTTCACTCAAAGGCACAAATGTAAAAATCTCAAAATGCCACATCATACGCCATTCTCACTCTTTGCTTTACAAGGGCTTGATAATGAGCGTTATAAGAGCGCATTTAAGCGCATTAAAGAGTATATTTTAAAAGGCGAGAGTTATCAAATTAATTATACCCAAGAGTTAAAGCTTTACTCCAAAGTGCGCTCCAAGCAGCTTTTTAAGGAGATTCTATTGCGCCAAAACACCGCATATAAGGCATATATCAAAAATACCTTTGGTGAGATTCTTTGCTTTTCGCCCGAACTTTTCTTTAAGGTAAAAAATCGCACAATTACTGCCCAACCGATGAAAGGCACGATAAAAAGGGCAAAAATCCATACGTTAGATTCTCTGCAAAAGCGCACATTGCAGCAAGATAGAAAAAATCGTAGCGAAAATATGATGATTGTAGATTTATTGCGCAATGATTTAAGCAAGATTATCAAGCCTAATTCCTTACATATAAAGAATCTCTGCGCGATAAAGAGCTATCCCACGCTTTTTCAAATGGTTTCTACTTTGCAGGGCAAAATCTCCAAGCACACTTCATTGCGCGATATTTTCTGTGCGCTTTTTCCTTGTGGTAGCATTACGGGTGCGCCAAAGCTTAAAACAATGGAGATTATTCAGAGTTTAGAATCTCGCCAAAGGGGTGTGTATTGCGGTGCATTGGGCGTGATTTCTGCTAAGAAAATGTCATTTTGTGTGCCTATTCGCACACTTTTTAAATCTACAAAAGAGGATTTTTATCGCTATGGTGTGGGAAGTGGGGTAGTGTGGGATTCTGTATGCGAGAGTGAATATGCCGAACTTGCGCTTAAAACTCATTTCTTACAAGCCATTCCTTTAGAATCTTTTGCACTCTTTGAGACAATGCTTTTTGATAATGGACGCATTTTTCTTTTAAAAGAGCATTTAGAACGACTTTTGCGCTCTGCTCGTCAATGTGGTTTTGATGTTACCCATCTTGTCTCATTTGTTACATCTTTTAGGGAATCTTATGTGCCACATCTTACATTTTCGCATCTTGTATTTCCGCACATTGAGAGCTTGGCACAACGAGATTGTGTGAAACAAGCACAGGTATTTTTTACATTTTGCAAACAACAAATGCCACAAGAGCGTGCAATATTGCGATTAAGCCTCTTGCCAAATGGCAGCTTGAATCTTGTAATCAAACCTTTTGTGCCTCATCGCTCTACTCGTGTAATTCTCTCTGCATATAGGCAAGATTCTCATAATCTCTTTTTACGCCACAAAAGCACACAAAGAGCACATTTTGCAGATTCTGTAAAACTTATAGAATCTGGCGCGGTATTTGATGTGCTCTATTGTAACCAAAAGGGTGAGCTATGCGAGGGTGCGCGAAGCAATATCGTGCTTGAGATAGAGGGGAGATTCTATACGCCAAAGCGCAAAAGTGGGTTGCTTAGTGGCACTTTGGCTCAAGTATTACTCCAAAGTGGAGCGATAGAGGCAAAAACTTTAACACATAAACATCTTGCAAAAGCGCAGACAATCTACTGCATAAATTCTGTGCGTGGCATAGTGCAGGTGCAGCTTGATAAATGA